In Lodderomyces elongisporus chromosome 1, complete sequence, the DNA window GACGGCTGTGGGGCTTTGTCGTAAGTAAAGTTTTGATAGTCACTAATGAATTTTCTGTAGCATTCATTGAGATCAAAATTGACCAAATTGAGAAAGTGATATATTACGGGCTTCCAGTTGAGCAAATTGTAGATTTCCCAGTAATTTAGGTTCATCACTACCGTGGTCAAAAAGCGGATGGTTGCAGTTGATACTTCAATAACTGAATAGTTTGTAGACAATCTGAtgaaaagatcaaaattttgttcaattaATAAATGGAGCTGAGAGCCTAATGGGTTGGATGTATCGACATACTCTTCCAAGCTGTCCATTAGCTTATTAAATTTGTCAAACAACTTGGCGCTAAATTTCTTatcaaatttgttttcgtAAATGATACTTCCCAACTTGTTCAAATGGGTACTGTATTCTTCTAAATCCAATGGTTGAGACGACGTGAGTACTTCAATTTGATGTTCTCGTAATATCTTTTCGGTATCAAAGACTGGCATCAGTGACCCGGGTGTTTCAGatccaattgttgttgaatcATTCAAACTCGTAGATGGAAACCCATTCGTCTTTAAAgaatctttttcaactgGTGTATTGCCACGTAGTTGGGATATGTCCTTGTCCAGCCCCGTAGTTATTTGTTTCGAAAATTTAGAAGGTACTTTCTCCACTATAGGATTTTTAGTGTTGTTGATACTAGGGACTTTCAGCAAGGGTGATTGTGATTTTTGTGACTTTTCTATCGAAGCGCTCTGTTCAGCCGCCAAAGTTGACGACGAGGGTAAAGTTGTAGTAGCTGTCATTATAGACAACGCCGAATCTGTCTGGTTGGCTAATGATGAGGGTGATGTCGCAGATATTGCAGTATTGGTGCTTGTGTTTGGAAGTAGAGCCGTCGCTGATGTATGTGGTTTGGTGTCAGTCTCCTTATTTTCATTGGTTATAGGGGATAAAACATTGGGTGGAGGATTTGGTGTTTTCCCAGGataatttctattttgATCATTTTTATCATACACTTGTTTGGTGTCTGACATCTCCAATTGTGGTTTAAAAAGCTTCCTCTTGTACTTCCACTGTATCTTCTATTATCCTATTTGCAATTTTCAAGTACCTTCttccaaaatcaaaatcaaagaaaagaaaaaaaaaacaagaaagaagaagaagaatccAAATAGAATGCCTTGTTGGTCAGTGAGTACTTGTCCTCCTTCTTTATAAAATGTTTGgtaagaacaaaaacaaaagagtaaaTAATTGTGTGGACTATGAATTGTGAATGCTTTtgtcaaaaagaaaagtggtTGTTGGTACAAATTATTTGTATATTAAAAAGAATGGGtgtaaaattaaattttgggattttattttgatatTCTTGTGCAACAGTAATTTGTCACCtcacacaaacaaactaacaagaagaaaacgagaggaagagagagcgagaaagagagtggaagagagagagagagaggagaaaaacaaattggaaggaaaaagagtagTTGATAACAATGTGCTTTGAAGGAGAACTGGGTGTGGCTCTTGTAACAAAAACCATTTCAATAGACAATAGTTAATGAGTTTTATAAAATGGTAGACAAAAGCTTACTACCGTCTATGCAAACTTTTAATCAAATTTGTCTGTTCACAGTacgaaaataaaaatcaaaaattaaCGGAGGGGGGAATTGGTGATGCAGGGAGAGGAccaaggagaaaaaaaaacaaaataacaaaGGACAGAGAAGTGAAGGTTTAAGTGGAAAAGTGGCTGCGAATTAATTGGGCTTTTTTACACTACCTAACCAGCAATTTGCcatttaattattttttttttatgttttttattatttattttttttttgccatttTTGCAATCATTTGATTCTACTGAGTAATTGAAAACCTTACCATAACGATGTAATCGAGTACCTAAGATCTTTTACTACTCTATttacttgtttgtttaaaaTCATTTCTTATTTGTTAGTTTCAACAACATGTTGTAAATCACTTATCCATTTTCAATACTGTAGAACCGTCTTCTATCCGCGGAATCCGGAATTGAAGTCTTGTATCAGCGGAAGTTTGACATTATATCTTTGATCACTAGactgttggtgttggtgctggtgttgttgttgttgctgttgctgcaggtgctggtgctgttgttgctgttgctgttgctgttgctgttgctgttgctgttgctgttgctgttgctgttgctgttgctgttgctgttgctgttgttgatgctgttgctgttgcgaATGAGGAAAATGATTTGACAACTGCGGAATATGTGGCATCTGACGTAGTTGTTGCATATGATTAACCGGCAGAAGTTGCGGACGGTGGAGTTGGGGTTGGGGTTGGGACTGTGGTTGTGGCTggagttgatgatgatcaTATTCGGCGTATTGTGTTTGTTGCGGATGTTGCAGCTGTTGCTGAAGCGACGCTCCTTGATTCTGCTCATGTTGCACAGCAAATGTGTGTTCAAAGGCAGCTTGTGGGACTGGATGTGGACCTATTCTTTGCGTTGAAGGTGATACAGATCTTCTTTGAGTTCGAGATGAAGTTAATGGAGATGGCGCTGTGGGACctaaaaatattgaaaactgTTTATTTTTGGGGTCAGCAGAGCTAATTTTCTGCAACCTGGGTAAATCAGGAAATTTTTTGTGAATGTCGGCAGGCAATTGGTCTTGCATAAACATAGTGCGGAATGATGGTGGTGTATCTGGGATCTTGTACCTTGGGTcttgttgaaatttttcaaatgcaGAAAGCGAGTGAGGTGgatgtgtttgtgtgttgGATGTTTCACTGGGTGTGCCAGGAGGACCTCCGGAAATACTTGCGACCGTGCCTGCTCCTGCTTCAACACTTCCAAGTCCAGGTCCAGTTACAGTTACAGTTCCAGTTTCACTTTTACCTGTACCTGTACTTGTACCTGTACTTGTACCTGTACTTGTACTTGCATTATTGTGCGATACTTTTCTTAATACATTAGCTTTTTGGCGTTTCACTTGCGGCCCTTGTGACGTTGTTTCTTGATGACTTGATGTTTGCGTTACCCCTTGTGTGGGCGTTTGTGGTCGATCCTGAGTAGGCGCTACATACACCGAAGGGGCATTTGAATAAAAACTCTGTCTTTGTTCACGTTCTAGATTCTGTGCCTGTTCCTGTGCCTGGGAATGTGTTTGAGAACGTACATGTGGTTGTTTCTCCCCAACTTGTACTGAAGCCGAACCAGAAAGAGAAGCTGAAGCGGGTGATGGAGAATCAGACAGATGAGGATTTGTCTTTAGTTTATCAACTTTACGCAACATTTTCTGTACCTCTGCTGCTGGGATCTCTCCTGGCTGCAAATCATACTTATGTCCTGTTTGCAAAGGCTTGCTAGAAGAGCTATCGCCGCTCCCAATACTGGCGCCGCCTTCTTCGCCATTATTGTCTCCTTCATCCATTACTTCAACATTATCTTTGGCATAATTCACCGCCATCTTGTTCTCCTTGCCTGTAATACCATGTTTTCTTCGTATATGCCTTGCCAAAGAGTCATGACGTGGATAGCTTTGCACCCGAGAGCCATTTCGTTCACAATAAATACACTTGtatatcttctttttcgtgGCATGAACAAACTCCTGGTGACGTAAAAGTTCATTTTTGCCATAAAATATTTTGAGACATGCGCTTTTGGTCACGGGGTCAACAAGTCTACATTGATGAATAGTGCCGGTCCGTGCTAATCGTTTTACTTCCTCGTCTGGATTACCAAACTTCATCACAATTTCATGTGGGCCTGGATTGGAAACAGTTTGCAGGTCTTTTATGTTCTGTGCCGTTGTGGAGGGCGTTGAGCTGACAATAGAAGTCGATTTATCAGATACAGGCTGTGCCAAATGCGTTGGCAGCTGTGAACTAATTGATCTAGTTTGCTGCAAGGATAACTCTTGATTTACAGGCACTGCTGAGCCTATCGGACTTGATTGCTGTGAAGTCCCTACTGATATTGATGGAAGTTGCAGTTGGTGCAGAAACTGGCGGGAACCTAAGGAAGGAGATTGGGAATACTGATTTGCATATACTGGATTTTGACTCATATTCgtggtgttgtttgtttgagTTGAGATTGACAGTTTTCCTTGCAAGTTAGCAAAAGAAGGTAAAATAGTTGGACTCtggttttgcttttgcttttggttttggttttgcttttgaatATGGTTCTGACTTTGTGCCTGTGCCTGTGCCTgtgtttgagtttgagtttgagagTGAGCAGGCTCGTAGCCATGAACCTCTTTGACCGGAGTGTAGTTATTAATTGGATTGAGTAGCGGTATATCTTGACGACCAACCTGAGAAGATGGGATTTTGTTCGAAGTCATTCCCAGTACAGGTGGTGGTATGAGCGGTGGATGCACTCCTTGTGTCGAATAAGTTCGATGCTGTTGTGTTGGTGGCAACACAGGTGGGAGTGGCAATGATGGAGATGAAAATTGTGGCGATAAGTGAGTATTGGCAGCATTCGTTTTTGTCATCAACCGTTGTTCATCAGCGGATAATTGTTGCTGTGGGTGTATTCGTGAAGAAGGATGAGAAACATGTGTGTATGAGTTTGTGACAAACTGCGGTGTAGATACTCGTGTAGGTACTTGCAGTTGAGCGTACGTTTGGTTAAGGGAGTCATTGGTTTGAATAGATGACGTCTTGATTGGATCAGTGGCTTTCACCAGTTGGTCGCTAAGTATAAAAGATCTGTCGCCACCAGATGATGGTGTTACACTTGGGAAAAGATCTGAGACTATAccattattttttgttactGCTGCAGGTACGGCTGTAGCATTGGTTATATTGGTTGCGGTTGTGTTTGCTGTAGCAGTGGCAGTAGCAGCAGGAGTGGCAGTAGGAGTGGCAGTAGGAGTAGAAGTAGCAGTAGATTTGGTATTAGGAGAATGGCTCATAGACCGTTCTGGAGCAGCCTCTCGTTGTGAAGAGAGTTTGAAATCTTCCAACTGTTTTCTAGTTCCCGTACTTGTACCAGCACGAGATTTACCACGTTTtgccttcttttccttctcttcttgTGATGGAGCTTGAATTGTTTTGGATAAGGCAGGGTTTGGTTGCTGTTCGGATGTAACCTCAACCAGTGTACGTTTTGCCGTTTCTGGCTCAGAGCTATCGATAATACTAAAGTTTTGCAAAGATCCTTCCAGTTTTTCtgaaccattcttttctcttccagcttttttcgctttttcttcttttttttgatcttcttgatctttttgttcctccttcttcctATTGTGTGTTTCAAGGAGTTTTCTCACGTGTGCCTGTCTCAAAGCCaattcttttgcttctcgTTGTCTCATAGCCaattcttttgcttctcgCTGTCTCGTGGCCaattcttttgcttctcgCTCTAAGGCcttctttgattttctaccacgtttcttctttactgGTGGAAGATCCGTATTTTTCAATGTGATATCAATGTAGGGCGTAATTCGAACCAGTTCCATCTTCCTCTTTCCAACATCGGGATCAAATGAATGGTAACTGTAATTGTAAAAGGGGTATGGAAACGGATATTGTAAGCCTTGGAGCATCTTATCTTCAAGATAGTTTTCTGGGGGTCTTACAATCGGGCCGAACGAAGTGCTAACTACTTCGAACCCAATCAATTGTAGAAAATCTTGAATTTCTGGAATCATGTGGGCAAGGTGAACTACCTCCCAATAGTTGAGTTGGTAGATAAGCTCAACGATATACTTGGTAACTACTGAGCTTAATgataaattgaaataagAAGTCGATACTCTAGTTAATGCAAAATAATTATCGAGTAAAATTTTAGACAAGTAATCTGCTGGGTAAGTTGGGAACAGTTCTTGTTTCTCGGGATAGGGGATATTATGCTTTAGCCGACAATTGACGCTTTCCTCAGCATTTGAATCATCTGAACTTTTTCTCTTATTGCTCTGGTTATCCAAACTGTTATTCTTGTTGTCCTTGCTATT includes these proteins:
- the FGR15 gene encoding Filamentous growth regulator 15, producing the protein MSDTKQVYDKNDQNRNYPGKTPNPPPNVLSPITNENKETDTKPHTSATALLPNTSTNTAISATSPSSLANQTDSALSIMTATTTLPSSSTLAAEQSASIEKSQKSQSPLSKVPSINNTKNPIVEKVPSKFSKQITTGSDKDISQLRGNTPVEKDSLKTNGFPSTSLNDSTTIGSETPGSSMPVFDTEKILREHQIEVLTSSQPLDLEEYSTHLNKLGSIIYENKFDKKFSAKLFDKFNKLMDSLEEYVDTSNPLGSQLHLLIEQNFDLFIRLSTNYSVIEVSTATIRFLTTVVMNLNYWEIYNLLNWKPVIYHFLNLVNFDLNECYRKFISDYQNFTYDKAPQPSVAPKVKSRTRVRKRKRLVDFDDMISEERERTGRFFEPNPDTTDHDHFVADIVSGASIQKRKFRPDVKLEHHKIIKKPQPPTDKQSNKSSNYDPDVVHECQLPSAEEPHKLCLRRFSRKYELIRHQETVHSKKKKLFKCYVCVKQNPGVGPRIFTRHDTLAKHIRVNHEIFGKEAKAEVAYSKKHAEVVEEGDITVHVGRRKTKVDFELRAHMDKGQEDGLAYLETSDLESGEEEVVFNKR